Proteins encoded within one genomic window of Paraburkholderia sp. HP33-1:
- a CDS encoding thiamine pyrophosphate-dependent enzyme produces MTVGAPQLNSGQDGSNRAPHSGSWTVRDSVIDFARRVGMTSIFANPGSTELPMFRDFPADFRYVVGLQEAVVAGMADGYAQAQLNLPITFVILNNTRYAALQDFAPVFGFGPTDPVQGTDLPGLDFVTMAAGMGCPGVRVSAAAQLHDALRSALMVSGPMLVETVVA; encoded by the coding sequence ATGACAGTCGGCGCGCCGCAACTGAACAGCGGGCAGGACGGCAGCAACCGGGCTCCCCATTCCGGCAGCTGGACCGTGCGCGACTCGGTAATCGACTTCGCGCGCCGCGTCGGCATGACGTCAATCTTCGCGAACCCCGGGTCGACGGAATTGCCCATGTTTCGCGATTTTCCCGCGGATTTCCGCTACGTGGTCGGCCTGCAGGAAGCCGTCGTCGCGGGTATGGCAGATGGCTACGCACAGGCCCAGCTCAATCTGCCCATCACCTTCGTCATCCTGAATAACACGCGCTATGCCGCATTGCAGGACTTCGCCCCCGTTTTCGGTTTCGGACCGACCGATCCGGTTCAGGGCACCGATCTGCCTGGCCTCGATTTCGTCACGATGGCCGCGGGGATGGGCTGCCCGGGCGTGCGGGTGAGCGCGGCGGCGCAGTTGCATGATGCGCTGCGCAGCGCGCTGATGGTAAGCGGGCCGATGCTGGTGGAAACCGTCGTAGCCTGA
- a CDS encoding 2,4'-dihydroxyacetophenone dioxygenase family protein, with the protein MVDKANSEFWKNIAPIAKPFKPDALPEAYIHDAPSDDERLYVPFTATVSSRPLWISPTQNKWCDILMAKRAGLVNRHYHPHEVFAYTISGRWGYLEHDWTATKGDFVYETPGEGHTLVAFDHPEPMRVFFIVTGPLIWLDENGEADGYFDVHSYIEMCKAHYEKIGLGAQAIEKLYR; encoded by the coding sequence ATGGTAGACAAGGCCAACTCTGAATTCTGGAAAAACATCGCACCGATCGCCAAGCCATTCAAACCGGATGCGCTGCCTGAAGCGTATATCCACGACGCGCCGAGCGACGATGAACGGCTCTATGTGCCCTTCACGGCAACCGTGTCGTCACGTCCGCTCTGGATATCGCCGACCCAGAACAAATGGTGCGACATATTAATGGCCAAGCGTGCCGGCCTGGTCAATAGGCATTACCACCCACATGAGGTTTTCGCGTACACGATCTCGGGTAGATGGGGCTATCTCGAGCATGACTGGACGGCCACCAAAGGCGACTTCGTCTACGAGACCCCCGGTGAAGGCCACACGCTCGTGGCATTCGATCATCCCGAGCCGATGCGCGTGTTCTTTATCGTCACCGGTCCGCTGATCTGGCTTGACGAAAATGGCGAGGCAGATGGCTACTTCGACGTGCATTCGTACATCGAGATGTGCAAGGCACACTATGAAAAGATAGGCCTCGGTGCGCAAGCGATCGAAAAACTGTATCGCTGA
- a CDS encoding MFS transporter, producing the protein MLTSPDSQEEVPHKTGRSGSPSGFTGSAPGRMALHDAVFLLKRGDTMQLSDRRSKLVLLLLFLTWGTVFLDRMSQLYLAPYMIHDLDLDSAKVGNLAGVTGICWAISTLLFGALSDRIGRRKVLLPAIFSFSILSWLSGVVQTYEQMLLVRALLGIAEGPCFSVIMALTEETAEPQHRGRNVGIVVSAASLIGLAVAPVLTTQVAAHAGWRAAFFVAGVPGIILGLLIWKLVPEPTRKDGAKKEHLTLGDYLSVLTYRNIWLCCLGAVGVICWLFEVNVFAPLYITQVAGQSGTTAGFLLGAAGFGAFLLGMIFPALSDRIGRKAALIIMSVLIAALVTAMLTESLYANLWLLAGIFFVTNAQQGIVALMMVLVPTETVPSRLAATAIGMVTMVAEFIGATAAPAIGGALAQQYGLAVPLYMALGGAGVVFIVGLLLKETARRTSDVHEPTSSIA; encoded by the coding sequence TTGCTCACCTCGCCTGACTCTCAAGAGGAGGTCCCACACAAAACTGGTCGTAGTGGAAGTCCATCGGGATTCACTGGATCTGCGCCGGGGCGCATGGCGTTGCACGACGCGGTCTTTCTACTAAAAAGAGGAGACACCATGCAGTTGTCGGACAGGCGTTCAAAGCTCGTGCTGCTTTTGCTGTTCCTGACGTGGGGGACAGTATTTCTCGACCGGATGTCGCAACTCTATCTTGCGCCGTACATGATCCACGACCTGGATCTCGATAGTGCAAAGGTCGGCAATCTGGCCGGAGTGACCGGCATCTGCTGGGCGATTTCCACGTTGCTATTCGGCGCGCTGTCCGATCGCATCGGACGTCGCAAGGTACTGCTTCCCGCGATCTTCTCGTTTTCGATCCTTTCCTGGCTGTCCGGCGTAGTCCAGACCTACGAGCAGATGCTACTCGTTCGGGCACTGCTCGGTATTGCTGAAGGGCCGTGTTTCTCGGTCATCATGGCGCTTACCGAAGAAACCGCGGAACCGCAGCATCGGGGCCGGAATGTCGGGATCGTCGTCAGCGCTGCGTCCCTGATCGGGCTCGCCGTCGCGCCCGTGCTCACGACCCAGGTCGCCGCGCACGCAGGCTGGCGTGCCGCCTTCTTCGTTGCCGGTGTGCCGGGAATTATCCTCGGGCTGTTGATCTGGAAGCTGGTGCCCGAACCCACGCGCAAAGATGGCGCTAAAAAGGAACATCTGACGCTCGGCGACTATCTGTCGGTCCTCACCTACCGCAACATATGGCTGTGTTGCCTCGGGGCGGTTGGCGTGATCTGCTGGCTCTTTGAGGTGAACGTCTTTGCGCCGCTTTATATCACGCAGGTCGCGGGTCAGAGTGGGACAACCGCGGGCTTCCTTCTGGGCGCTGCAGGCTTCGGTGCGTTCTTACTCGGGATGATTTTCCCGGCCCTCTCAGACCGGATCGGTCGCAAGGCTGCACTAATCATCATGTCCGTGCTGATTGCCGCGCTCGTCACGGCGATGCTCACTGAATCGCTCTACGCGAACCTCTGGCTGCTCGCAGGGATTTTCTTCGTGACGAATGCACAGCAAGGCATCGTCGCGCTGATGATGGTGCTCGTGCCGACCGAGACGGTTCCGTCGCGGCTCGCAGCGACAGCCATCGGTATGGTGACGATGGTGGCCGAGTTCATCGGTGCCACGGCCGCGCCTGCAATCGGTGGCGCGCTGGCGCAGCAATACGGTCTGGCGGTACCGCTCTATATGGCGCTTGGGGGGGCGGGCGTGGTGTTTATCGTTGGGCTGCTGTTGAAGGAAACGGCGCGACGCACGAGCGACGTCCATGAGCCGACTTCGTCGATTGCTTGA
- a CDS encoding aldehyde dehydrogenase — translation MKTVSMLIDGEQVQARNGATFERRNPLDGEVVTRAPAASVDDAVAAVDAAARAFPVWSAMGPGERRALLTKAAHALEAKADAFAAAMAAETGASGIWAGFNVHLAAAGLIEAAAMTTQIAGELIPSDVPGSLAMGVRQAAGVVLGIAPWNAPVILAVRAIALPLACGNTVVLKSSEICPATHGLIVEAMQEAGLPRGTVNFVTNAPADAGAVVEAMIAHPKVRRVNFTGSTHVGRIIAQTCARYLKPVVLELGGKAPLVVLDDADIDAAVNAAVFGAFANSGQICMSTERIIVDERIADAFVDRLGARANALPLGDPRQGPVVLGSVVDMSTVERCNALIDDALAKGATLVCGGRATSTLMPATLLDRVTPDMRIYHDESFGPVKGIVRVRGEEAAIECANDNPYGLSSAVFSRDTARAINVARRIESGICHVNGPTVHDEAQMPFGGVKDSGFGRFGGKAGIAEFTELRWVTVQTTPRHYPF, via the coding sequence ATGAAGACCGTATCGATGCTGATCGACGGCGAACAGGTTCAGGCGCGCAACGGCGCGACCTTCGAACGCCGCAATCCGTTAGATGGTGAAGTGGTGACGCGCGCCCCCGCGGCGAGCGTTGATGACGCCGTTGCGGCCGTCGATGCCGCTGCGCGTGCGTTCCCAGTGTGGTCGGCCATGGGGCCGGGTGAGCGGCGCGCCCTGCTCACGAAGGCCGCGCATGCACTCGAAGCAAAAGCCGACGCATTTGCCGCAGCGATGGCGGCCGAGACAGGGGCGTCTGGAATCTGGGCCGGCTTCAACGTGCATCTCGCGGCGGCGGGACTGATCGAAGCCGCAGCGATGACGACGCAGATCGCCGGCGAGCTGATTCCGTCGGATGTGCCGGGCAGCCTTGCCATGGGCGTGCGCCAGGCCGCCGGCGTCGTGCTCGGTATCGCGCCGTGGAATGCGCCGGTGATCCTGGCGGTGCGCGCGATTGCGCTTCCGCTTGCGTGTGGCAATACGGTCGTGCTGAAGAGTTCGGAGATCTGTCCGGCCACGCACGGACTCATTGTCGAGGCGATGCAGGAGGCAGGCCTGCCGCGCGGCACGGTCAACTTCGTGACGAACGCGCCAGCCGACGCGGGAGCGGTGGTCGAGGCGATGATCGCCCACCCGAAAGTGCGCCGCGTGAACTTCACCGGTTCGACCCACGTGGGCCGCATCATCGCGCAGACCTGCGCGCGTTATCTGAAACCGGTGGTGCTGGAGCTGGGTGGCAAGGCGCCGCTCGTCGTGCTCGACGACGCGGACATCGACGCAGCCGTGAATGCGGCTGTGTTCGGGGCATTTGCAAACTCTGGACAAATCTGCATGTCGACTGAGCGCATCATCGTCGACGAACGGATCGCCGATGCGTTCGTCGACCGTCTCGGCGCTCGCGCAAATGCGCTGCCGTTGGGCGATCCGCGTCAGGGACCGGTGGTGCTGGGTTCGGTAGTCGACATGAGCACCGTCGAGCGCTGTAACGCACTGATCGACGATGCACTTGCCAAGGGCGCAACGCTCGTCTGCGGCGGCAGGGCCACCAGCACCCTGATGCCCGCGACGCTGCTCGATCGCGTGACGCCAGACATGCGGATCTACCACGACGAATCGTTCGGCCCAGTGAAGGGTATCGTACGCGTGCGCGGAGAGGAAGCGGCGATTGAGTGCGCGAATGACAACCCGTACGGGCTGTCGTCGGCCGTGTTCAGTCGTGATACGGCCCGCGCGATCAATGTCGCCCGGCGCATCGAGTCGGGCATTTGCCACGTGAACGGCCCAACCGTTCACGACGAGGCGCAGATGCCTTTTGGCGGCGTGAAAGATAGCGGATTCGGCCGGTTCGGCGGCAAGGCAGGCATTGCCGAGTTCACTGAACTGCGCTGGGTCACGGTGCAAACGACGCCGCGTCACTATCCGTTCTGA
- a CDS encoding SDR family NAD(P)-dependent oxidoreductase, with the protein MSLLSGKTCLITGGAGSIGMATARLFLEHGARVMLVDLDPSLIESALASLANPDAAGIAADVGDADDTKRFVTATVQRFGKIDAVFANAGVFGQVAPVTDYPDEVFDLVMRVAVRGSFLTCKHAIPAMNDGGSIVLMSSVMGLTADPGVAAYATSKHAVVGLMRVLAKELAPRRIRVNSVHPGPVANEFQTTIERSLDHVLNTDATAFLDNVIPLHRHADAAEIANSVLYLASSLSSFVTGATLPVDGGMSS; encoded by the coding sequence ATGAGTTTGTTGAGCGGAAAGACCTGCCTGATCACCGGGGGCGCGGGCAGTATCGGTATGGCGACCGCGCGCCTCTTTCTTGAGCACGGCGCGCGCGTGATGCTGGTCGATCTGGACCCCTCGCTGATTGAGTCGGCGCTCGCTTCGCTCGCGAATCCCGACGCCGCGGGTATCGCGGCCGATGTTGGGGATGCCGACGACACAAAACGTTTTGTCACTGCGACGGTCCAGCGTTTTGGCAAGATCGATGCAGTGTTCGCCAACGCTGGCGTATTCGGGCAGGTCGCGCCGGTCACCGACTATCCGGACGAAGTGTTCGACCTGGTCATGCGTGTTGCGGTCCGCGGCAGCTTCCTGACGTGCAAGCATGCAATTCCGGCGATGAACGACGGCGGCTCGATTGTGCTGATGTCGAGTGTCATGGGACTGACGGCCGACCCAGGGGTTGCCGCCTATGCGACCTCGAAACATGCGGTGGTCGGGCTGATGCGCGTTCTCGCGAAAGAACTCGCACCGCGCAGGATACGTGTCAACTCGGTTCACCCGGGGCCGGTGGCGAATGAATTTCAAACCACGATCGAGCGCTCGCTCGATCACGTGCTGAACACTGACGCGACCGCGTTTCTCGACAATGTGATCCCACTGCATCGTCACGCGGACGCCGCGGAGATCGCCAATAGCGTGCTGTACCTCGCATCGTCGCTGAGCAGCTTCGTCACTGGAGCCACGTTGCCGGTCGATGGCGGCATGAGCAGTTGA
- a CDS encoding beta-galactosidase produces MDRRESSSFTALLPVGSARDGGNDPKSGLTGIQPVDIPASTGKGTHTFSFSQDGENFLLDGEPFQIRSGEMHPARIPAGYWQHRILMAKAMGMNCIALYVMWNYHETSPGIFDFRTGNRNIEAFIRLCQQEGMWVLLRPGPYICGEWDLGGIPPYLLSDPDIQLRTDTTHDPRYMSAVARYIRELSPRIEPLLVTHGGPILMIQIENEFGSYASNPAYLEEIRQLWLQEGVQGPFYTEDGIRQLEQNRTNITGGAIALSNGDAEQIAAVRQQFPAVPAMAGEVYPGWLTHWGDETFNGMAADISGTLDAFMQLKLSFNLYVIHGGTSFGFYAGANVDADSGEYQPDITSYDYAAPISEQGVATSKYMKYRGVIARYLPTPLPDIPEPVPTISRKGHHALVPELYASVWDNLPAALPALQTVDPQPFEMYGQAFGFVLYRKKLQGYRGGVLGIKNVHDYATVFIGEQYVGGVSRAFMPEHRAQPLNVMHHAPLPLPLVSSSPDSDVSLDILVEGMGRVNYGHAMLDRKGILEPVTLEEAGDSSATLTGWEVFLLPMDTAFIENLHTVCANPRKAGLFFRVTLSLDTTGDTYLDMRHWTKGVVWVNGHNLGRYWNIGPQTRLYCPAPWLRLGDNEVTIFDLHQLEAKPVELARTLS; encoded by the coding sequence ATGGACAGAAGAGAATCCTCGTCATTCACGGCGCTTCTGCCAGTGGGGTCGGCACGCGACGGCGGCAACGACCCGAAGAGCGGCCTGACTGGAATTCAGCCGGTCGACATCCCAGCCTCAACAGGCAAAGGCACACATACCTTTTCTTTCAGCCAGGACGGCGAAAACTTCCTGCTCGACGGCGAGCCTTTCCAGATCCGCAGCGGAGAGATGCATCCCGCCCGCATCCCCGCCGGGTACTGGCAGCATCGTATCCTGATGGCCAAGGCGATGGGGATGAACTGCATCGCCCTCTACGTCATGTGGAACTACCACGAAACGAGTCCAGGCATTTTCGATTTCCGCACAGGGAACCGCAACATCGAAGCATTCATTCGACTGTGTCAGCAGGAGGGCATGTGGGTGTTGCTGCGGCCGGGTCCCTATATTTGCGGCGAGTGGGATCTGGGCGGCATCCCGCCGTACCTGTTGAGTGACCCGGACATCCAGCTCAGGACCGACACCACTCACGATCCTCGCTACATGTCGGCGGTAGCTCGTTACATCAGGGAGCTGAGCCCGCGTATCGAACCACTGTTGGTGACTCACGGTGGACCGATCCTGATGATTCAGATCGAGAATGAATTCGGCTCGTACGCCAGCAACCCGGCCTACCTCGAAGAGATACGGCAGCTCTGGCTTCAGGAAGGAGTACAGGGACCGTTCTATACGGAAGATGGCATCAGGCAGCTTGAACAGAATCGCACGAACATCACCGGCGGCGCGATTGCATTGAGCAATGGCGATGCAGAGCAAATCGCGGCCGTCCGGCAGCAATTTCCGGCCGTTCCGGCGATGGCCGGTGAAGTGTATCCAGGGTGGCTCACCCATTGGGGCGACGAGACTTTCAATGGTATGGCCGCAGATATTTCCGGCACGCTAGACGCGTTCATGCAACTGAAGCTGTCGTTCAACCTCTATGTCATTCACGGCGGCACCAGCTTCGGCTTCTATGCCGGCGCAAATGTGGATGCCGATTCAGGCGAATATCAACCCGACATTACCAGCTACGATTACGCGGCACCCATCAGCGAGCAAGGCGTGGCGACCTCGAAGTACATGAAGTACCGCGGCGTCATCGCCCGCTATCTCCCGACACCGCTGCCCGATATACCCGAACCCGTTCCCACCATCAGCCGCAAAGGACACCATGCCCTGGTGCCGGAACTCTACGCGTCCGTTTGGGACAACCTGCCCGCCGCGCTCCCGGCCTTACAAACCGTCGACCCACAGCCGTTCGAGATGTATGGCCAGGCGTTTGGTTTCGTGCTGTATCGCAAGAAGCTGCAGGGCTACCGCGGTGGTGTGCTGGGTATCAAGAATGTTCACGATTACGCGACCGTTTTCATCGGCGAGCAATACGTAGGCGGGGTGTCGAGAGCTTTCATGCCGGAGCATCGCGCGCAGCCGCTGAATGTCATGCATCACGCGCCGCTGCCGCTTCCGCTTGTGTCGTCGTCGCCCGACAGCGACGTATCATTGGATATCCTCGTCGAGGGCATGGGGCGCGTCAACTATGGCCACGCGATGCTCGACCGGAAAGGCATTCTCGAACCGGTCACGCTGGAGGAGGCGGGAGATTCGAGCGCCACGCTCACTGGCTGGGAAGTCTTCCTGTTGCCGATGGATACCGCGTTTATCGAGAACTTGCACACCGTCTGCGCGAACCCTCGTAAGGCGGGGCTATTCTTCAGGGTGACTCTGTCGCTGGATACAACCGGCGATACCTATCTCGACATGCGTCACTGGACCAAAGGTGTGGTCTGGGTCAACGGGCACAATCTGGGCCGCTACTGGAATATCGGTCCGCAAACGCGCCTGTATTGTCCTGCTCCGTGGCTGAGGCTGGGTGACAACGAGGTCACTATTTTCGATCTGCACCAGCTGGAAGCCAAACCGGTAGAACTCGCGCGCACGCTTTCGTAA
- a CDS encoding MarR family winged helix-turn-helix transcriptional regulator codes for MSKGRSNVAGKARVLEDQPEPRYEPPDISFGELAQAIGFNLRLAQQASFQAFARRVGSSDLRAGFYATLVLIHENPGISQTALSQANGRDKSTLTPVLNDLERRGFVLRERLATDRRSYSLRLTTKGAKALKTLRMHALEHDKMLDELIEPAHKEEFLRSLRKIIAHLA; via the coding sequence ATGAGCAAAGGCAGATCGAATGTCGCGGGTAAGGCCAGGGTGCTTGAAGATCAGCCCGAGCCGCGCTACGAGCCACCCGACATCTCATTCGGCGAACTTGCACAGGCAATTGGATTCAACCTCCGCCTCGCGCAGCAGGCCTCGTTTCAGGCATTCGCGCGACGCGTCGGTTCGAGCGATCTGCGGGCCGGCTTTTACGCGACGCTCGTGTTGATTCACGAAAATCCGGGCATTTCGCAGACCGCGCTGAGCCAGGCCAATGGGCGTGACAAGTCCACCCTGACACCGGTGCTCAACGATCTCGAACGGCGTGGATTCGTGCTTCGCGAACGTCTTGCAACAGATCGGCGCAGCTATTCGCTGCGGCTGACAACGAAAGGTGCCAAAGCGTTGAAGACACTGCGGATGCACGCGCTCGAACACGACAAAATGCTGGACGAACTAATCGAGCCGGCCCACAAAGAGGAGTTTTTGCGCTCGCTGCGCAAGATCATTGCTCACCTCGCCTGA
- a CDS encoding helix-turn-helix domain-containing protein produces the protein MTTSTVFSCTQGSTANIPVGQRLEYWDAYNAAALVGLRCSSLSPHGLQATTTNIVLKDLCLADIMGNDHVIERSPELVRQYPKDSVFACQIVRGSAYFIQNERCTLVDAGETIVYDTRLPYLFGFLSEMRQFLIDIPVTAFTERFRIDLSRGPLKLTRHIGTGAMLGRTLNSTLDAFFKDPVKADPGLLVEHAGALLEAMIDCEIHGERHSRSSMSYLLTARQYIAHHLGEPELTSQSVADALGISLRHLNRMFAAEDESVSAYIWSKRASHAHTDLVNPMLARTSVGEIAFRWGFSSQAHFSRVIRDRFGASPNALRKMAGVPCG, from the coding sequence GTGACGACATCGACCGTTTTTTCGTGCACTCAGGGATCGACGGCCAATATTCCTGTCGGACAGCGCCTGGAGTACTGGGACGCGTATAACGCCGCCGCACTGGTCGGACTGCGTTGCTCGTCGCTTTCGCCACATGGCCTGCAAGCGACGACGACCAATATCGTGCTGAAGGACCTGTGTCTGGCAGACATCATGGGCAACGATCACGTGATCGAGCGCAGCCCTGAACTCGTTCGTCAATATCCGAAGGACTCGGTGTTCGCGTGCCAGATCGTGCGCGGCTCTGCCTACTTCATCCAGAACGAACGCTGCACCCTCGTCGACGCCGGTGAGACGATTGTCTACGACACTCGCTTACCGTATCTCTTTGGTTTTCTCAGTGAGATGCGCCAGTTTCTGATCGATATTCCGGTCACGGCGTTCACTGAACGCTTTCGCATCGATCTGTCACGCGGACCGCTCAAGCTCACGCGTCACATCGGCACCGGCGCGATGCTCGGAAGGACATTGAACTCAACGCTTGACGCCTTTTTCAAGGATCCGGTCAAGGCCGACCCGGGTCTGCTCGTGGAGCATGCGGGTGCATTGCTCGAAGCCATGATCGATTGCGAGATTCATGGCGAGCGCCACTCGCGCTCGTCGATGTCGTACCTGCTCACAGCGCGTCAATATATTGCGCATCACCTGGGCGAACCCGAACTAACATCGCAGTCCGTGGCCGATGCCCTCGGAATTTCGCTGCGCCATCTGAACAGGATGTTCGCGGCAGAAGATGAATCTGTCTCTGCCTATATCTGGTCAAAACGCGCGTCGCACGCCCATACGGATCTGGTGAACCCGATGCTCGCGCGGACTAGCGTCGGTGAAATTGCGTTTCGTTGGGGTTTTTCGAGTCAGGCCCACTTCAGTCGTGTGATTCGGGATCGCTTCGGGGCCTCGCCCAACGCCTTGCGAAAAATGGCTGGAGTCCCGTGCGGCTGA
- a CDS encoding type II toxin-antitoxin system Phd/YefM family antitoxin: MEKRVSKAIFKSRACELFRQVEMLGETVIVTDRGQPTIEIRPYRSKRENPLELLRASIVHFNLKHAPETVPLEQEER; this comes from the coding sequence ATGGAAAAGAGAGTATCGAAGGCCATTTTCAAGTCCAGGGCATGCGAGCTATTCCGTCAGGTCGAGATGCTGGGAGAAACCGTGATCGTCACGGATCGCGGGCAGCCCACCATCGAAATCCGGCCGTACCGCAGCAAGCGCGAGAATCCACTCGAGCTGCTGCGTGCCTCGATCGTGCATTTCAATCTGAAGCACGCTCCCGAGACGGTTCCACTAGAGCAGGAGGAGCGATGA
- a CDS encoding enterotoxin: MQAKETASAHPGMPAFQTNGDRHSFGNAAIALNWSVRHQHLADFALIDHVHMRTLRVTAPFALSLADGRTLGIADLKLLAPLREEMLTANPKASRLAERIAGRRVFAILGDEPGRLRVEWSVEQREGSQYLRLQVAITALSKDEHVATVSLLETQVSGAQITGEFKGAPVVAGNVYLGFELPLSESQVLGDTVRFTISRALPLERRKTCVFSAVAGVARDGQLRRDFAAYLERERAHPYRPFLHYNCWYDIGYLTPYTQRQALERIDDIGRELHDKRGVQLDSFLFDDGWDDYSGSWHFGKDFPHGFVPLRDAAARYGASPGVWLSPWGGYGSTRQERVTRGHTAGYEIIDGCFALSGPTYYRRFHEVVMELLAQHGINQFKFDGTGNADKVIPGSRFNSDWDAAIQLIEDIREAKPETFINLTVGTYPSPFWLRYADSIWRGGKDDDLACVGSNRERWITYRDAQTYRNVVVRSPLFPLNSLMLHGIIYAQFNDRLNTAQGQDFAHEVHSYFGSGAQLQELYITPSLLGDGDWDVLAESARWARANAEVLRDSHWIGGAPDELDVYGWAAWSPVKAIITLRNPGSQAKRFVLDLRRQLELPAGASRRFRTRRIWHGHASHIPPVLDADRPQTISLAPFEVLTLELVPAGGEG, encoded by the coding sequence ATGCAAGCCAAAGAAACTGCGTCAGCGCATCCGGGCATGCCTGCGTTCCAGACGAACGGTGACCGGCATTCTTTCGGTAACGCGGCCATCGCCTTGAACTGGTCCGTCAGGCACCAGCATCTTGCCGATTTCGCCCTGATCGACCACGTGCATATGCGTACGCTGCGGGTCACCGCGCCGTTTGCGCTATCGCTGGCCGACGGTCGCACACTGGGCATTGCCGATCTGAAACTGCTTGCGCCGCTGCGCGAAGAAATGCTGACGGCAAATCCAAAGGCGTCCCGGCTGGCTGAACGGATAGCGGGCCGACGCGTGTTTGCCATCCTCGGAGACGAACCGGGTCGCCTGCGCGTGGAGTGGAGCGTGGAGCAACGCGAAGGCTCGCAGTACTTGCGCTTGCAGGTGGCGATCACCGCGCTCAGCAAGGACGAGCACGTTGCCACCGTTTCGCTGTTGGAGACGCAGGTGTCCGGTGCGCAAATCACCGGCGAGTTCAAGGGCGCCCCTGTGGTCGCGGGCAACGTCTACCTTGGTTTCGAGCTTCCGTTGTCGGAGAGCCAGGTACTCGGGGACACTGTCAGGTTCACCATTTCGAGGGCCTTGCCGCTGGAAAGGAGGAAGACTTGCGTCTTTTCGGCGGTGGCTGGTGTGGCTCGCGACGGCCAGCTACGCCGCGATTTCGCGGCCTATCTCGAACGCGAACGAGCCCATCCGTACCGCCCTTTCCTGCACTACAACTGCTGGTACGACATCGGGTACCTCACGCCGTACACGCAGCGGCAAGCGCTCGAACGCATCGACGACATCGGCCGCGAGTTGCACGACAAGCGTGGCGTACAACTCGACTCCTTCCTGTTCGACGACGGCTGGGATGACTACAGCGGCAGTTGGCATTTCGGCAAGGATTTTCCGCATGGATTCGTACCGCTGCGCGACGCCGCCGCCCGCTATGGGGCGTCGCCCGGCGTGTGGCTGTCGCCGTGGGGCGGCTATGGCTCGACGCGGCAGGAACGCGTGACGCGAGGCCACACCGCGGGATACGAGATCATCGATGGTTGCTTCGCGCTGTCCGGGCCGACATACTACCGACGCTTCCATGAGGTCGTGATGGAACTGCTCGCACAGCACGGCATCAATCAGTTCAAATTCGATGGCACCGGCAATGCCGACAAGGTGATCCCGGGCAGCCGGTTCAACAGCGACTGGGACGCGGCGATTCAGTTGATCGAGGACATCCGCGAGGCCAAGCCAGAAACCTTCATCAACCTCACCGTCGGCACCTATCCATCGCCGTTCTGGCTACGCTACGCTGATTCGATCTGGCGCGGCGGCAAGGATGACGACCTGGCCTGCGTCGGCAGCAATCGCGAACGCTGGATCACCTACCGTGACGCACAGACTTACCGCAATGTCGTAGTCAGGAGTCCGCTGTTTCCGCTCAACTCGCTAATGCTCCACGGCATCATCTACGCGCAGTTCAACGATCGGTTGAACACTGCTCAAGGCCAGGACTTCGCACATGAAGTGCATTCGTACTTCGGCAGCGGCGCGCAACTGCAGGAGTTGTACATCACGCCGTCGCTGCTCGGCGACGGCGACTGGGACGTTCTCGCCGAATCTGCCAGATGGGCCCGGGCAAACGCCGAGGTGCTGCGCGACAGCCACTGGATTGGCGGTGCGCCGGATGAGCTCGATGTGTACGGCTGGGCCGCATGGTCGCCGGTCAAGGCGATCATCACGCTGCGCAATCCCGGCAGCCAGGCGAAGCGCTTCGTGCTCGATTTGCGGCGGCAACTGGAATTGCCAGCCGGCGCGTCGCGACGATTCCGGACGCGCCGCATATGGCACGGCCATGCCTCGCATATTCCGCCGGTGCTGGACGCGGACCGGCCGCAGACTATCTCACTCGCGCCGTTCGAAGTGCTCACCTTGGAACTGGTCCCGGCCGGTGGCGAAGGGTAA
- a CDS encoding Tn3 family transposase, translated as MFLERAIAALRQQRAIDESLVSHVAPLGWNHFNLTGDYVRHVNKGAPQDSKIYAR; from the coding sequence GTGTTCTTGGAGCGTGCGATCGCTGCCTTGCGGCAACAGCGCGCGATCGACGAGAGTCTGGTCTCACACGTCGCACCGCTCGGATGGAATCACTTCAACCTGACCGGCGACTACGTACGGCACGTGAACAAGGGGGCGCCTCAAGATTCGAAAATTTACGCACGTTAA